One window of Bacillus alkalicellulosilyticus genomic DNA carries:
- the panB gene encoding 3-methyl-2-oxobutanoate hydroxymethyltransferase: MKTVITFKKMKENKEKIAMITAYDAPGARLVEKAGADMILVGDSLGMVVLGYDSTIPVTLDDMILHTKAVKRGAPDTFIVTDMPFLTYHSSLSETMNNARKLMQEAGAHAVKLEGNGGVIESIAQLTNAGVPVVAHLGLTPQSVGVVGGYKVQGKDAESARQLIADAIAVEEAGAIALVLECVPKQIGERISQQLTIPVIGIGAGVNTDGQVLVYHDVIGYGSQVGPKFVKQYVNVATQIEDAITQYVEEVKGSLFPEEKHTFTMKEEQLAHLYGGNSREDS; encoded by the coding sequence GTGAAAACAGTGATTACCTTTAAAAAAATGAAAGAAAACAAAGAAAAAATTGCAATGATTACGGCCTATGATGCACCTGGAGCAAGACTTGTAGAAAAAGCAGGCGCAGACATGATTTTAGTCGGAGACTCTCTAGGAATGGTTGTGCTTGGCTATGATTCAACAATTCCTGTTACGTTAGACGATATGATTCTTCATACAAAAGCAGTGAAACGAGGTGCCCCGGATACTTTTATCGTAACGGATATGCCTTTTTTAACATACCATAGTTCTTTATCTGAAACGATGAACAATGCCCGAAAACTCATGCAAGAAGCAGGAGCACACGCTGTAAAACTCGAAGGAAATGGTGGCGTGATTGAGTCTATCGCTCAGCTTACGAATGCAGGAGTTCCTGTTGTTGCTCATCTAGGATTAACGCCTCAATCAGTAGGTGTTGTAGGTGGATATAAAGTTCAAGGGAAAGATGCAGAAAGTGCTAGACAATTAATAGCTGATGCGATCGCGGTTGAGGAAGCGGGAGCCATTGCTCTTGTTTTAGAATGTGTGCCCAAGCAAATTGGAGAACGAATTAGCCAACAGCTAACGATCCCAGTTATCGGAATTGGTGCAGGCGTGAACACAGATGGTCAAGTTCTTGTCTACCACGATGTAATTGGATATGGCAGCCAAGTTGGCCCAAAATTTGTGAAGCAATATGTGAATGTAGCTACTCAAATTGAAGATGCCATTACGCAATATGTCGAAGAAGTAAAGGGCTCTCTTTTCCCTGAGGAGAAGCATACGTTTACAATGAAAGAAGAACAATTGGCTCATTTATATGGAGGAAACTCTCGTGAAGATAGTTGA
- the panC gene encoding pantoate--beta-alanine ligase — protein sequence MKIVETILELQQQIPNGKTVGFVPTMGFLHEGHLSLVQQAKKECDLVVMSIFVNPLQFGPNEDFDRYPRNFERDCLLAEQEGVDFLFYPTVKEMYPVQPALTVKVHEGVDVLCGKSRPGHFDGVATVVLKLLQIVSPERAYFGLKDAQQVAAIEKLIRDFHLRVTLVGCPTLREHDGLAKSSRNVNLTRSERENASNLYQSLLLGKQVVEAGEYRSQKVLSVIEEFVRKNVTGTVDYIEVLSYPELGEIEHLSGRCILAIAVQYSKARLIDNIILDVKGEF from the coding sequence GTGAAGATAGTTGAAACGATTCTTGAATTACAACAACAAATACCAAATGGAAAAACGGTAGGCTTTGTTCCAACCATGGGGTTTCTCCATGAGGGGCACCTTAGCCTCGTTCAACAAGCGAAAAAAGAATGTGACCTTGTGGTCATGAGTATTTTTGTTAATCCATTGCAATTTGGGCCGAATGAGGATTTTGACCGTTATCCACGAAATTTTGAAAGAGACTGTTTGCTCGCTGAACAAGAAGGAGTGGACTTTTTGTTTTACCCAACTGTAAAGGAAATGTACCCAGTACAACCTGCGTTGACCGTGAAAGTCCATGAAGGTGTCGATGTTTTATGTGGAAAAAGTCGACCAGGTCATTTTGATGGTGTAGCCACTGTTGTGTTAAAGTTACTTCAAATTGTTTCTCCAGAACGAGCGTATTTTGGTTTGAAGGATGCTCAACAAGTCGCTGCCATTGAAAAGTTAATTCGTGATTTCCATTTGCGTGTCACTCTAGTTGGATGTCCTACATTGCGAGAGCATGATGGACTAGCAAAAAGCTCAAGGAATGTGAATCTCACTCGTTCTGAAAGAGAAAATGCTTCAAATTTATATCAAAGTTTACTTTTAGGGAAACAAGTGGTAGAGGCTGGGGAATATCGTAGCCAAAAAGTTTTATCGGTTATAGAAGAATTTGTTCGCAAAAATGTGACGGGAACGGTTGACTATATTGAAGTTTTGTCCTATCCTGAATTAGGTGAAATTGAACACCTATCAGGAAGGTGCATCCTTGCCATTGCTGTTCAATATTCAAAGGCAAGACTGATTGATAACATTATCCTGGACGTAAAGGGGGAATTCT